From Amphritea atlantica, a single genomic window includes:
- a CDS encoding YheU family protein — MIIPWEQLQPDTLTSLIKEFVTRDGTDYGFNETTTDTRIEQVRAKLRQGEAVVLFSQSTGQCNIVARNSL, encoded by the coding sequence ATGATTATCCCCTGGGAACAACTGCAGCCCGACACGCTCACAAGCCTGATAAAGGAGTTTGTCACCCGTGACGGTACTGACTATGGCTTTAATGAAACAACCACTGATACGCGAATAGAGCAGGTTAGAGCTAAACTGAGACAGGGGGAAGCAGTGGTACTGTTCAGCCAGAGTACAGGACAGTGCAATATAGTTGCCCGTAACAGTTTATAG
- a CDS encoding DsbE family thiol:disulfide interchange protein, giving the protein MRRIIVILPLVLFVALGLFLWNGIGKDTESIPSPLLNKPVPEFSLSALLDEQQTVTAADLKGRPALLNVWATWCPTCKQEHAQLNRMARDEGIVIYGVNYKDDRDKARIWLDKYLNPYALNIYDPEGKLGLNLGVYGAPETFLLDAQGIIRYKHVGAIDERVWSELRQKMHQMEVN; this is encoded by the coding sequence ATGCGTCGAATAATTGTTATTTTGCCTCTGGTTCTGTTTGTTGCTCTGGGGTTATTTCTCTGGAATGGTATCGGAAAAGACACCGAGAGCATTCCTTCCCCGCTGCTCAATAAGCCGGTACCGGAGTTCAGTCTGTCAGCGCTTCTTGATGAGCAGCAAACGGTCACTGCGGCTGACCTGAAAGGTCGTCCGGCGTTGCTTAACGTATGGGCGACCTGGTGTCCGACCTGTAAACAGGAGCATGCGCAACTGAATCGCATGGCCCGGGATGAAGGAATCGTCATCTACGGAGTGAATTATAAGGATGACCGCGACAAGGCCAGAATCTGGCTGGATAAATATCTGAACCCTTACGCCCTGAATATTTATGATCCGGAAGGCAAGCTGGGCCTGAACCTGGGCGTGTATGGCGCACCGGAAACTTTCCTGCTGGATGCACAGGGAATCATTCGTTACAAGCATGTCGGAGCGATCGATGAGCGGGTCTGGAGTGAGTTGCGCCAGAAAATGCACCAGATGGAGGTGAACTGA
- the ccmB gene encoding heme exporter protein CcmB — MAHVYKVDGPFWGALKRDLLLSYRRKSDLVNPLIFFLMVATLFPLGVSPDPTFLADVAPGVVWVAALLATLLSMDSLFRSDFEDGTLEQILLSPQPLYLVVLAKVLAHWMLTGLPLTLLAPVLGVMLFLPGDGMWGLVLSLLLGTPTLSLIGAIGAALTVGLRKGGVLISLLVLPLYIPVLIFGSAAVQGAVTGLPLDGYLAILGAMLSLGLVMAPLAIGAALRISVSG, encoded by the coding sequence ATGGCCCATGTATACAAAGTTGATGGTCCTTTCTGGGGTGCATTGAAGCGGGATCTGTTACTTTCATACCGGCGGAAAAGTGATCTGGTGAACCCGCTGATTTTCTTTTTGATGGTCGCAACTCTGTTCCCATTGGGCGTCAGCCCTGATCCAACCTTCCTCGCTGATGTGGCGCCGGGTGTGGTCTGGGTTGCTGCGTTACTGGCAACGCTGCTGTCGATGGACAGTCTGTTCCGTTCTGATTTTGAGGATGGAACACTGGAACAGATTTTACTCAGTCCCCAGCCACTCTATCTGGTTGTGCTGGCAAAAGTACTGGCGCACTGGATGCTGACCGGTTTACCGTTGACACTCCTGGCGCCGGTGTTAGGGGTTATGTTGTTTTTGCCAGGAGATGGCATGTGGGGGTTGGTACTGAGTTTGTTGCTTGGCACGCCAACCCTGAGTCTGATCGGTGCCATTGGTGCCGCGCTGACCGTTGGTTTGCGAAAGGGCGGCGTGTTAATTTCACTGCTGGTGTTGCCGCTCTATATCCCGGTACTGATATTTGGCAGTGCGGCGGTGCAGGGCGCAGTGACGGGGTTGCCCCTGGACGGGTATCTTGCCATTCTGGGCGCGATGCTGTCGCTCGGATTGGTGATGGCACCGCTGGCAATTGGTGCCGCATTAAGAATTAGTGTAAGTGGGTAA
- the ccmD gene encoding heme exporter protein CcmD, producing the protein MSFESFADFIDMGGHGLYVWLSYAIALIVIVMNIVNPLMQKRQIFSEQARRLRREKQR; encoded by the coding sequence TTGAGTTTTGAATCGTTTGCAGACTTTATCGATATGGGTGGTCATGGCCTCTATGTATGGCTGAGTTATGCCATCGCACTGATTGTGATTGTTATGAATATTGTTAACCCCCTGATGCAAAAGCGTCAGATCTTTAGTGAACAGGCCCGCCGCCTTCGCAGGGAGAAACAGCGCTAA
- a CDS encoding heme lyase CcmF/NrfE family subunit, whose product MIPELGQYALILALCMSLLLAVVPMVGASVGNTLLMNYARPLAVGTFFFLAISITCLGYAFVVDDFSVAYVATNSNTLLPWYYKISAIWGGHEGSLLLWVVILSGWTVAVAFKSQNLPVEIVSRVLAVMGIVGVGFTLFTLMTSSPFDRHLPQFPAEGGDLNPLLQDIGLIIHPPMLYMGYVGFSVAFAFAIAALLTGRLDSAWARWSRPWTNIAWAFLTLGILLGSWWAYYELGWGGWWFWDPVENASFMPWLVGTALVHSLAVTEKRGVFKSWTVLLAIFAFSLSLLGTFLVRSGVLTSVHAFASDPDRGYFILALLVITIGGSLILYAVKAGNVKSESSFALLSRESLLLLNNILLVVSAMMVLLGTIYPLIVDAMGWGKISVGPPYFNSLFIPLMLLILGALGIGVAARWRETSVVFLLKQLWLPALLSVIAGLLVQSFYAEVFNLTVAGVMSLVFWVVFSSIRDFWKKVAGRSNLKAAVSGMSRSYFGMILAHTGIAVTVVGALMVSTYNEERDLRMAPGDVLSFSEYQFEFLGAQKKQGPNYSSDMGIIRVSYKGELYGELRPEKRFYPARGNVMTEADIDPGLFRDLYVALGEPLENGAWAVRIQHKPFVRWLWLGGLLMTAGGLLAATDPRYRKQARRDAARAVA is encoded by the coding sequence ATGATTCCTGAACTGGGTCAATATGCGCTGATTCTGGCGCTCTGTATGTCTTTGTTGCTTGCTGTAGTGCCGATGGTAGGGGCGTCTGTTGGCAATACATTGCTAATGAACTATGCCCGGCCGCTGGCGGTGGGGACGTTCTTCTTTCTGGCGATCAGTATCACCTGTCTGGGCTACGCCTTTGTTGTGGACGACTTTTCTGTCGCCTATGTTGCTACCAACTCGAATACGTTATTACCCTGGTATTACAAGATAAGTGCGATCTGGGGGGGGCATGAAGGATCATTGCTGCTGTGGGTTGTGATTCTGAGTGGCTGGACAGTAGCTGTTGCGTTTAAAAGCCAGAATCTGCCAGTGGAAATTGTCTCCCGTGTGTTAGCGGTAATGGGTATTGTTGGGGTGGGCTTCACCCTCTTTACCCTGATGACATCGAGTCCGTTTGATCGTCACCTGCCTCAGTTTCCAGCGGAGGGCGGCGATCTTAATCCGCTACTGCAGGATATCGGCCTGATTATCCATCCGCCGATGCTGTATATGGGCTATGTAGGCTTCTCGGTTGCCTTTGCATTTGCGATTGCGGCGCTGCTGACCGGACGTCTTGACTCCGCCTGGGCGCGCTGGTCCCGTCCGTGGACCAATATTGCCTGGGCCTTTCTGACACTGGGAATCTTATTGGGCAGCTGGTGGGCGTATTACGAGCTTGGCTGGGGCGGCTGGTGGTTCTGGGATCCGGTTGAAAACGCATCATTTATGCCATGGTTGGTGGGTACCGCGCTGGTGCACTCACTGGCGGTGACTGAAAAACGCGGCGTGTTTAAAAGCTGGACCGTATTGCTGGCTATCTTTGCCTTCTCCCTCAGCCTGCTGGGAACCTTCCTGGTACGATCCGGGGTGCTGACATCGGTGCATGCGTTCGCGTCTGATCCGGATCGGGGGTATTTTATCCTGGCGTTACTGGTGATCACGATTGGTGGCTCTCTGATCCTATATGCGGTTAAAGCGGGCAATGTGAAGAGCGAATCCAGTTTTGCTCTGTTGTCACGGGAATCTTTACTGCTGTTGAATAATATTCTGCTGGTGGTTTCCGCCATGATGGTACTGCTGGGAACCATCTATCCGCTGATCGTTGATGCGATGGGCTGGGGTAAAATCTCAGTAGGTCCTCCTTATTTTAATTCACTCTTTATTCCATTGATGTTGTTGATTCTGGGAGCCCTGGGTATTGGCGTGGCTGCACGCTGGCGGGAAACCTCAGTGGTTTTCCTGTTGAAGCAGCTGTGGTTGCCAGCACTGCTCAGTGTGATTGCCGGTCTGCTGGTTCAGTCTTTTTACGCGGAGGTGTTTAATCTGACCGTAGCCGGGGTGATGTCACTGGTGTTCTGGGTGGTATTCAGCAGTATCAGAGATTTCTGGAAAAAAGTCGCTGGCCGGAGCAACCTTAAAGCGGCTGTATCGGGTATGTCCCGAAGCTACTTTGGCATGATTCTGGCGCATACGGGTATTGCGGTGACTGTCGTTGGGGCGCTGATGGTCAGCACTTATAATGAAGAACGTGATCTGCGGATGGCGCCCGGTGATGTGCTTAGTTTCAGTGAATACCAGTTTGAGTTTCTCGGCGCGCAGAAGAAGCAGGGGCCGAACTACAGCTCGGATATGGGTATCATTCGTGTCAGTTATAAGGGCGAGCTGTATGGCGAACTGCGTCCGGAAAAGCGTTTCTACCCGGCCCGGGGTAATGTCATGACCGAAGCCGATATCGATCCGGGGCTATTCCGTGATCTGTATGTTGCGTTGGGTGAGCCGCTGGAGAACGGCGCCTGGGCTGTGCGGATACAGCATAAACCCTTTGTTCGCTGGCTCTGGCTGGGCGGCTTACTGATGACCGCTGGTGGGTTACTGGCGGCTACCGACCCCCGCTACCGTAAACAGGCCCGGCGGGATGCTGCCCGGGCAGTCGCCTGA
- a CDS encoding cytochrome c-type biogenesis protein CcmH — translation MIRHICLVVLLSFSSLVSAAIDTYQFKDDETRERFQALSTELRCPKCQNQNIADSNSPIAKDLRNELHRMLEEGADDEQVIDFMVTRYGEFVLYRPRMSEHTYLLWFGPAALLLIGVVVVLLVSGKRKKAEPGKPDSRLSDAEKQRLDQLLKQEQNK, via the coding sequence ATGATCCGTCATATTTGCCTGGTGGTTCTGCTCAGCTTCAGCAGTTTAGTCAGTGCGGCGATTGATACCTACCAGTTTAAAGACGATGAGACCCGGGAGCGTTTTCAGGCACTGTCCACTGAGCTGCGTTGTCCAAAATGCCAGAACCAGAATATTGCTGACTCTAATTCGCCTATCGCCAAGGATCTGCGTAATGAGCTGCACCGGATGCTGGAAGAGGGAGCCGATGATGAGCAGGTGATCGATTTTATGGTGACCCGTTACGGTGAGTTTGTGTTGTATCGTCCCAGGATGTCAGAACATACTTATCTGCTTTGGTTTGGACCGGCCGCGTTACTGTTGATCGGTGTTGTCGTGGTGTTGTTGGTGAGTGGTAAGCGAAAGAAAGCTGAACCGGGTAAACCAGACAGTCGTTTAAGTGATGCAGAGAAACAACGGCTCGATCAGTTATTGAAACAGGAACAGAATAAATGA
- the ccmI gene encoding c-type cytochrome biogenesis protein CcmI has translation MTALWLGIALLSLLAVAFVLVPVYQGRQIENDIQPDVDRRELNISIYQERLAELDAEQAAGNLDQDNYDSLKLELERNLLQDVDDTVASSGKPLHVTRQAIITAFLLAALIPAMGLAIYSEYGRSGDLAVAMNRPADPFDGRQPTVEEAVTALQERLNEEPENPEGWYLLANTFMSMQNYTAAADSYAQALKYLPEDAPQYAGVNGQYAQALFFANSGKMNLQIRSEVDKTLSIDPFDVTALGLLGIESYESEDYRAAMEFWRKALTNASVEQADSLKSGITSARDKLIAAGESVPDLPELAEVKLELSVSLSAELQSRVTPDMAVFIFARPVGGRMPLAAKRVTVADLPIKVVLDDSLSMSPQAKLSAAETVEIVARISASGQPTPEPGDLSGTISPVAVHGQVDILELSIDHIVE, from the coding sequence ATGACGGCGTTATGGTTAGGAATTGCACTGCTATCACTTCTTGCGGTGGCATTTGTTTTAGTTCCGGTTTATCAGGGGCGCCAGATTGAAAACGATATTCAGCCTGATGTTGATCGACGTGAGCTGAATATCTCTATCTATCAGGAACGTCTTGCTGAACTCGACGCTGAGCAGGCTGCAGGCAACCTTGATCAGGACAACTATGATTCTCTGAAGCTTGAGCTGGAGCGTAACCTGCTTCAGGATGTGGATGACACAGTTGCCTCTTCGGGTAAGCCTTTGCACGTTACCCGGCAGGCGATCATTACGGCATTTCTGCTGGCGGCGCTGATCCCCGCAATGGGACTGGCGATCTATAGTGAATATGGCCGTTCCGGAGATCTGGCCGTGGCGATGAACCGGCCCGCGGACCCGTTTGATGGGCGCCAACCGACCGTTGAAGAAGCTGTGACTGCATTGCAGGAACGTCTCAACGAGGAACCGGAAAATCCGGAAGGTTGGTACTTACTGGCTAACACCTTTATGAGCATGCAGAACTATACTGCGGCTGCAGATAGTTACGCTCAGGCGTTGAAATACCTGCCTGAGGATGCTCCTCAGTATGCCGGTGTGAATGGACAGTATGCACAGGCACTGTTCTTTGCAAATAGCGGTAAAATGAACCTGCAGATTCGCAGTGAGGTTGATAAAACCCTGTCGATTGATCCCTTTGACGTGACTGCACTGGGTCTGCTGGGGATCGAGTCTTACGAGTCGGAGGACTATCGGGCGGCGATGGAATTCTGGCGTAAAGCGTTGACCAATGCCAGTGTCGAGCAGGCTGATTCGCTGAAATCCGGCATCACCTCTGCCCGGGATAAACTGATTGCAGCAGGAGAAAGTGTTCCCGACCTGCCTGAGCTTGCTGAGGTGAAACTGGAACTGTCGGTCAGCCTGAGCGCTGAACTGCAGAGTCGTGTAACACCGGATATGGCCGTGTTTATCTTTGCCCGCCCGGTGGGTGGACGAATGCCTCTGGCGGCAAAACGGGTTACCGTAGCGGACCTGCCCATCAAAGTCGTTCTGGATGATAGTTTGTCTATGAGTCCGCAAGCGAAGCTTTCTGCTGCTGAAACGGTTGAGATTGTTGCGCGTATATCCGCTTCGGGACAACCTACACCGGAACCCGGAGACCTGAGCGGAACCATTTCTCCTGTTGCTGTTCATGGCCAAGTTGATATATTAGAGCTGTCTATTGATCATATAGTTGAATGA
- a CDS encoding heme ABC transporter permease, producing MADKKWMPRWFYQLASPRWCYEITGKLLPFFAVAAVLLLVTGTVWALVFAPADYQQGNSFRIIYIHVPSSILAQSCYMLMAVAGAIGLIWKMKVADMVAKCCAPIGASIAVLSLATGAIWGKPTWGAWWVWDARLTSMLILFFLYLGIIALNSAIESERTAAQSTAVLALVGLVNIPIIKYSVDWWNTLHQPATFTLTERPAMPVEMWVPLLVMAIGFYCFFAVVMMLRLRNEIIQRERRSSWVRDLITG from the coding sequence ATGGCTGATAAGAAGTGGATGCCACGTTGGTTTTATCAACTGGCTTCTCCCCGCTGGTGTTATGAAATTACCGGTAAATTACTACCTTTCTTTGCCGTGGCTGCAGTACTGCTGTTAGTGACAGGTACTGTCTGGGCGCTTGTTTTTGCCCCTGCTGATTACCAGCAGGGCAATAGTTTCCGGATTATCTATATTCATGTGCCGTCCTCTATCCTGGCACAGTCATGTTATATGCTGATGGCGGTTGCAGGTGCGATCGGTCTGATCTGGAAGATGAAAGTTGCCGATATGGTAGCGAAATGCTGTGCTCCGATCGGTGCATCTATCGCTGTATTATCACTGGCGACCGGAGCTATTTGGGGCAAACCTACCTGGGGGGCATGGTGGGTATGGGATGCCCGTCTGACCTCTATGCTGATTCTGTTTTTTCTCTACCTGGGGATTATTGCGCTGAACTCTGCTATCGAGAGTGAGCGGACTGCCGCTCAGTCTACCGCGGTGCTTGCACTGGTTGGCCTGGTGAATATCCCGATTATCAAATATTCGGTGGATTGGTGGAATACACTGCATCAGCCCGCCACCTTTACACTGACCGAACGCCCGGCGATGCCTGTAGAGATGTGGGTGCCTTTACTGGTGATGGCGATCGGTTTTTACTGTTTCTTTGCTGTGGTAATGATGCTGCGGTTGCGTAATGAAATTATCCAGCGTGAGCGTCGCAGCAGCTGGGTGCGCGATCTGATTACTGGTTGA
- the ligA gene encoding NAD-dependent DNA ligase LigA, which translates to MKSDISITQLLEQLRDQLRHYNYQYYVLDDPEVPDAEYDRLFHQLKKLEEENPELITADSPTQRVGAEPLAAFTQVRHEMPMLSLDNAFSADDMRSFEKRLRDRLKLGDEVTIEFACEPKLDGIAISLLYENGVLVRGATRGDGSTGEDITLNVRTINSIPLRLMGADYPERLEVRGEIYMPRKSFERLNEQALKRGDKPFVNPRNAAAGSLRQLDPKITAQRSLEMCCYSVGVVSGGELPDSHAAILHRLATWGLKINAEMAVVEGAEGCLEYFDKLSAKRDQLAYEIDGIVFKVNDIELQRQLGFVSRAPRWAIAHKFPAQEEITLVKAIEFQVGRTGAITPVARLEPVFVGGVTVSNATLHNMDEVKRLDVRAGDSVIIRRAGDVIPQVVSVVTERRPEDTQPVSLPECCPVCDSEIIRVESEAVARCSGGLSCAAQRKEALKHYVSRKAMDIDGLGEKLIDGLVEKELVHSPADLYRLHHLQLASMERMGDKSATKLLQSIEKSKATELAHFIYALGIREVGEATARTLAVYFGSLEAVMEASEETLQTAPDIGPVVAQYIVSFFHQVHNREVIQALRDAGVHWQDVEVDQDAQPLTGQTWVLTGSLEQMPRTEAKKQLLALGAKVAGSVSKKTDCVVAGPGAGSKLEKAEELNIPVMDEPQLLALLAKYNG; encoded by the coding sequence ATGAAATCTGATATTTCCATTACGCAGCTGCTTGAGCAGTTGCGCGATCAACTGCGTCACTACAACTATCAATACTATGTTCTTGATGATCCTGAGGTGCCGGATGCAGAATATGATCGTTTGTTTCATCAGCTTAAAAAACTGGAAGAGGAAAACCCGGAACTTATAACAGCAGACTCGCCAACACAGCGAGTCGGTGCCGAGCCTCTGGCCGCCTTTACTCAGGTGCGTCATGAGATGCCGATGTTATCGCTGGATAACGCATTTTCAGCCGACGATATGCGCAGCTTTGAAAAACGGCTGCGTGACCGGCTCAAGCTTGGTGATGAAGTCACCATTGAGTTTGCCTGTGAACCGAAACTGGACGGTATCGCCATCAGTCTGTTGTATGAAAATGGTGTCTTAGTCAGAGGGGCAACCCGGGGCGATGGCAGCACTGGAGAAGATATTACGCTGAATGTGCGTACCATAAACTCCATCCCGCTGCGTCTGATGGGGGCGGATTATCCCGAAAGGCTTGAAGTGCGCGGTGAGATCTATATGCCGCGTAAAAGCTTTGAACGACTGAATGAACAGGCGCTTAAACGGGGTGATAAGCCTTTTGTTAACCCCCGCAATGCGGCTGCCGGAAGCCTGCGACAGCTGGACCCTAAGATTACTGCGCAGCGGTCACTGGAGATGTGCTGCTATTCTGTGGGTGTTGTCAGTGGTGGTGAACTGCCGGATAGCCATGCCGCTATTTTACACCGGCTGGCAACCTGGGGACTGAAAATCAATGCGGAGATGGCGGTTGTCGAGGGCGCAGAAGGTTGCCTTGAATATTTTGATAAGCTCTCAGCGAAGCGTGATCAGCTTGCTTATGAGATCGATGGCATCGTATTTAAGGTTAACGATATCGAACTGCAACGGCAGTTAGGATTTGTCTCAAGGGCGCCACGCTGGGCGATTGCCCATAAGTTTCCGGCGCAGGAAGAGATTACGCTGGTCAAGGCTATTGAGTTTCAGGTGGGGCGAACCGGAGCGATCACGCCGGTTGCCCGGTTGGAACCGGTATTTGTCGGCGGCGTTACCGTGAGTAATGCAACCCTGCATAATATGGATGAGGTTAAGCGACTGGATGTCAGGGCGGGGGATAGCGTTATTATCCGCCGGGCCGGTGATGTGATTCCTCAGGTAGTTTCAGTGGTGACTGAACGGCGTCCCGAAGATACTCAGCCTGTCAGCCTGCCAGAGTGCTGCCCGGTATGTGACTCCGAAATTATTCGCGTTGAGAGCGAAGCGGTTGCCCGTTGCTCAGGCGGTCTGAGCTGCGCAGCTCAGCGCAAAGAAGCGCTGAAACACTATGTATCCCGAAAGGCGATGGATATTGACGGGCTGGGTGAGAAACTGATCGACGGGCTGGTAGAGAAAGAGCTGGTGCATAGTCCGGCAGACCTCTATCGGTTACACCATCTACAGCTGGCCAGTATGGAGCGGATGGGAGACAAGTCAGCGACTAAATTGTTGCAGAGCATTGAAAAAAGCAAAGCAACAGAGCTGGCGCATTTTATCTATGCGCTGGGAATCCGGGAGGTCGGTGAAGCGACTGCGAGAACCCTGGCTGTTTATTTTGGCTCGCTCGAAGCGGTTATGGAGGCCAGCGAAGAAACACTGCAGACGGCTCCGGATATCGGCCCGGTCGTGGCACAATATATCGTCAGCTTTTTTCATCAGGTGCATAACCGTGAAGTGATACAGGCACTTCGTGATGCCGGTGTTCACTGGCAGGATGTTGAAGTCGATCAGGATGCTCAACCACTGACCGGTCAGACCTGGGTATTGACCGGGTCACTGGAGCAGATGCCCCGGACCGAAGCGAAAAAACAGCTGTTGGCACTGGGTGCAAAGGTCGCAGGCAGTGTTTCTAAGAAAACTGATTGTGTAGTGGCAGGCCCGGGTGCCGGGTCTAAACTAGAGAAAGCTGAAGAACTGAATATTCCGGTTATGGATGAACCTCAGTTACTGGCTTTATTGGCGAAATATAACGGCTAA
- the zipA gene encoding cell division protein ZipA, with protein sequence MELGLREWLIIGGAIVVLLIVLDGWRRMRGSGNRLKMKIDKSFSDIPDVPEESFNPELPGGGARVVGRAAGTTDSATDARREPVFGNDELDLSLPRTANLVAEEPGLDKPLSKYQTAQEPVTSGSGTVPQVPGSSRSFTKPSWKKKSVEQKSEHISPTFSEDEHDPLFASSDSFPPHHDGPSFDEMDEGVSAVRVVRVADPAPLSEQEEPQPPVVIPEEASVDEAMIPVVKHIADQPEIAAEEDEASVEYRSGAEPESSESESDEPDIHEFDSTDADTIETEDAEPEDSEPETVELFPVDEDESDSAPEYATAQPEAAYSAEDDDLIDSLPEGFRTDSVSESDDDEDDHGFDYTRPVSELMRPVREDNNQLQQAAMDLPEHQESIFSLIDEPATASQSPSERSGLEQSELKQARAEQKPEPEIEPEHFSATRDEPGDLADGFFVDEPASPSSEKAAEKPVEKAETSDSAIGIKGQSLQKIPEADKVLVISVVAAEGGESFSGRSLLQILLACGMRYGDMKIFHRYEDGIDQGAIQFSMTNALEPGYFDIDTMDNMETRGVTFFMSMEEPRDVMNAYECMLATAVAVAKNLHGVLLDENRSTMRDQTKEHYRERIRTFEMRKLKKTTTA encoded by the coding sequence ATGGAATTAGGATTACGCGAATGGCTGATTATCGGTGGCGCGATAGTTGTTCTCCTGATTGTGTTGGATGGCTGGCGCCGGATGCGGGGTAGCGGTAACCGGCTGAAGATGAAAATTGATAAGTCGTTCAGCGATATTCCGGATGTGCCCGAAGAATCATTCAACCCTGAACTGCCCGGTGGTGGAGCAAGGGTTGTTGGCCGGGCGGCTGGGACGACTGATAGTGCTACTGATGCCCGTCGTGAGCCTGTGTTTGGTAATGATGAACTGGATCTTTCATTGCCCAGAACGGCTAACCTGGTTGCCGAAGAGCCTGGCCTGGACAAACCGCTTTCTAAATATCAGACTGCTCAAGAGCCGGTCACGTCCGGTTCCGGTACCGTTCCGCAAGTGCCTGGGTCTTCCCGGAGTTTTACAAAACCTTCCTGGAAGAAAAAGTCGGTTGAGCAGAAATCAGAGCATATAAGCCCGACTTTTTCAGAGGATGAGCATGATCCTCTTTTCGCGTCATCTGACAGTTTTCCTCCACACCATGATGGTCCTTCGTTTGATGAGATGGATGAAGGGGTCTCTGCTGTGCGTGTGGTTCGGGTGGCCGACCCGGCCCCTCTCTCTGAACAAGAGGAACCGCAACCCCCGGTTGTCATTCCGGAAGAGGCGTCTGTTGATGAGGCGATGATTCCTGTTGTGAAGCATATTGCTGATCAGCCTGAGATCGCTGCAGAAGAGGACGAAGCGTCAGTCGAATACCGTTCCGGCGCTGAGCCTGAAAGCTCTGAATCTGAGAGTGATGAACCTGATATACATGAATTTGACAGCACTGACGCTGACACCATTGAAACTGAAGACGCGGAACCTGAAGACTCCGAACCTGAAACGGTAGAGCTGTTTCCCGTCGATGAGGATGAGTCAGACTCTGCACCTGAATATGCAACAGCTCAGCCAGAGGCGGCATACTCTGCTGAAGATGATGACCTGATCGACTCACTGCCTGAGGGGTTTCGAACCGACAGCGTGTCTGAAAGTGATGACGATGAAGATGATCATGGGTTTGACTATACCCGCCCGGTGAGTGAACTGATGCGCCCGGTACGCGAAGATAACAATCAGCTGCAACAGGCCGCGATGGATCTGCCGGAACATCAGGAATCTATTTTTTCACTGATTGATGAGCCTGCAACTGCATCGCAATCCCCTTCTGAACGATCCGGGCTTGAACAGTCCGAGCTTAAACAAGCCCGGGCTGAGCAGAAACCGGAGCCAGAAATCGAGCCAGAACATTTTTCTGCCACCCGGGATGAACCGGGCGACCTTGCTGATGGTTTCTTTGTTGATGAGCCGGCAAGCCCGTCATCAGAAAAAGCTGCAGAAAAACCTGTAGAAAAAGCGGAAACATCTGACAGCGCTATCGGCATTAAGGGACAGTCACTGCAGAAGATTCCTGAAGCCGATAAAGTATTGGTCATCTCAGTGGTGGCAGCAGAGGGGGGAGAAAGCTTTTCCGGTCGTAGTCTGCTGCAAATTCTGCTGGCGTGCGGTATGCGCTATGGCGATATGAAAATCTTCCATCGCTATGAAGATGGTATCGATCAGGGCGCAATCCAGTTCAGTATGACCAACGCGCTTGAACCGGGCTATTTTGATATCGATACCATGGATAATATGGAAACCCGGGGGGTCACCTTCTTTATGTCAATGGAAGAGCCCCGCGATGTGATGAATGCTTACGAGTGCATGCTGGCAACCGCTGTTGCCGTGGCCAAAAACCTGCACGGCGTATTATTGGATGAGAACCGTTCTACCATGCGGGATCAGACCAAAGAGCACTACCGCGAGCGCATCCGCACGTTTGAAATGCGTAAACTGAAAAAAACCACAACCGCCTGA
- the ccmE gene encoding cytochrome c maturation protein CcmE, with the protein MNPKRKQRLIIVLFIIFGASVAVGLAMYALNQNINLFYSPTDIVEHKAPEGTRIRAGGMVVEGSVKRDPQSLQVTFDMTDYANQVTVTFTGILPDLFREGQGIVAQGEMNSEGVFEAVEVLAKHDENYMPPEVAEALKKAGKMPEQMRATGAE; encoded by the coding sequence ATGAATCCGAAACGTAAACAGCGACTGATTATCGTACTTTTTATCATTTTTGGTGCCTCCGTTGCAGTAGGGCTGGCCATGTATGCGCTGAACCAGAATATTAATCTGTTTTACTCGCCGACCGATATCGTTGAGCATAAAGCGCCGGAAGGCACCCGTATCAGAGCCGGTGGTATGGTGGTTGAAGGCAGCGTAAAGCGTGACCCTCAGAGTCTGCAGGTGACGTTTGATATGACCGATTATGCCAATCAGGTGACAGTGACTTTTACCGGTATTCTGCCTGACCTGTTTCGTGAGGGGCAGGGAATTGTTGCACAGGGTGAGATGAACAGTGAAGGGGTGTTTGAGGCGGTTGAAGTGCTGGCCAAACATGATGAAAACTATATGCCTCCGGAAGTTGCTGAAGCGCTTAAAAAGGCGGGGAAGATGCCTGAACAGATGCGCGCGACGGGAGCCGAGTAA